In Gymnogyps californianus isolate 813 unplaced genomic scaffold, ASM1813914v2 HiC_scaffold_240, whole genome shotgun sequence, the following proteins share a genomic window:
- the LOC127028176 gene encoding LOW QUALITY PROTEIN: aquaporin-7-like (The sequence of the model RefSeq protein was modified relative to this genomic sequence to represent the inferred CDS: inserted 1 base in 1 codon; substituted 1 base at 1 genomic stop codon): protein VFGLSSVAQVVLGREDFGQHLSINLGFGIDVTLGIHVAGGISGAHLNAAITLTYCILGNLPWRKLPAYXIGQFLGSFTAAATIFGLYYDALYDYTKGNFTVMRPIATASIFSTYPAPYVSLLGGFFTEFTATVMLLLGILIIHDKKNNGALKGTQALFTGILVLGIGLGMGMNTGYAINPSRDLPPRVFTAIAGWGMDVFTAGHHWXWVPLTAPILGSLAGVLIHKLFIDFHNQPVLESENEKGQPVVETSTL, encoded by the exons GTCTTTGGCTTGTCTTCTGTGGCACAAGTGGTATTAGGAAGAGAAGACTTTGGACAGCATCTGAGCATCAATTTGGGATTTGGCATTGATGTTACCTTGGGCATCCATGTGGCTGGAGGAATCTCTG GAGCTCATCTGAATGCTGCCATCACCCTCACATACTGCATTTTAGGAAATCTCCCCTGGAGGAAGCTCCCAGCTT CGATCGGCCAGTTCCTGGGCTCCtttacagcagcagccaccatcTTTGGCCTCTACTACG ATGCTCTGTACGACTACACCAAGGGGAACTTTACAGTGATGAGACCAATTGCCACGGCATCGATCTTCTCCACTTACCCCGCTCCCTATGTATCTTTGCTGGGGGGCTTCTTCACAGAG TTTACAGCAACAGTGATGCTGCTCCTGGGCATTCTGATCATCCACGACAAGAAAAACAATGGAGCCCTGAAAGGCACGCAGGCCCTGTTCACGGGTATCCTGGTCCTGGGCATAggcctggggatggggatgaaCACAGGCTACGCCATAAACCCCTCCCGGGACCTGCCCCCCAGGGTCTTCACAGCAATTGCTGGCTGGGGAATGGACGTCTTCAC gGCTGGACATCACTGGTAGTGGGTCCCACTCACAGCTCCGATTCTGGGAAGTCTTGCTGGTGTTTTAATCCACAAACTCTTCATTGATTTTCACAACCAACCTGTCCTggaaagtgaaaatgagaaaggacAGCCAGTCGTGGAGACTTCTACGCTGTGA